GGGTCTCGGTCGTGAGGACGGCCGCACGCTCTTCGTCACGGGCGACCGAAGAGACAGGCTGTACGAAGCCATGGAGCAAGTGCCTTGGGATGGACGAGCACTTGATCTGGACGATGTCGATATCAAGGATCTGCTGGAGACGGGCAAGGTGGTAATGGAGAGGAGTGTGCTGCGAGAGATGATTGAGCAGCACCAGAGCGACTTGGTGAGCCGGATTTTCGTCAACGGGATTCCCAAGGGAGGCCCTGCGCTGGGAGAAAAAGTCTTGTGAGAGTAAAAATGGATTGTTAGAGGATGAGATGTGTACCCAAATGAAATGTATATTAGTCATGGATTCGATATCCTGAATCTCaatgaataaaaaaagaaccctTATATGGGTATAAAGATTGCCATGGAAGCCTTCAGCCATAATCATCATGCCCCATAACATCGTATTCTTGTGGACAGATATAAACCAGTTCTCGTATCAGTCTGCGTTCACATGAGTTCCCAAACATTAGTAGTGTTTGACTCTCAGCCAATCTCACAACATTGAACTGGAATATTGTTATTACGTGCTTCTGAAATTGACGTGtatgaaaaaaagaattccgATTCATAGCTTAATGTACCCGGTTGATGCTAGATTACAAGCCAAGTGTCATTTTCAGCATCACCAAACGCCACCCTTGATCATTTAACAGCGGTTCCTAGCGAAGTATTCCAATTCTCCCATTTTCTAAAAGTCACACATATCCGTCTCCTTTCCCCCCGGGACGTCATATTTGGACTAGATTGCGCGCGTGGGTATCGCAGAAATTAGAGCTTTCATATAGCTTCTTTATCGTCGAGGAGGGGGCTGGAAGCCAGGAGGAGGGCCACCAGGAGGGAATCCAGGCGCGCCAGGGAAGCCTGGAGCACCTGGGAAACCCGCGGGGGGAGGGAACTGGCCAGGGAATCCGGGAGGGGCTACAGTCCAGGAATTAGTACCAATGGCTCTCGAAACAGTTGGAGGCATCAACTTACGACCACCTCGTCCTCCAAAGCCAGGAGCTCCAGGAGCACCGGGGGCTCCAGGGAAAGATGGGAATCCTGGAGGGGGAGCACCtccaccaacaccagcagccgGACCGGCGAGAGAAATCGGGGCCGCAGCACCACGGCCAGCAGGTCGAGCAACGCCAGGGCCAGCCTGAAGAGTCGAAGCAATGCCGCCGGTGGTGGCCTTGCCCAATCGAGCGCTAGGATCGGCGGGAGGAGGTGACTCGACGGTCAGGGAAATGATGTGTGCTCCACGAACAATCACCAAGCCAAGTgtcctcttctcctcctgcaCGATGGTCTGGCCCGCCGGTGCGCCTCCGGGAGCAgctgtcttgttcttgcgcTTGATGCGGCGGAATTCCTCAGTGTCGGCTAGGACGAGGTTCATATGTCGGTCGTAGGCGAGCATCTGGCCAACGAGCTGTCGCGAGTCCTGCAGGGTCACGCGCATCCGGTAGTTGATCTGGGAGATTCGTCAGTGTCCATCACGCCAAACGTCACGGGGGATCGAGGGCGTATTCGTACGTAACCGGCCTAAATCACGTCTCGTCAGTCTAACCATGTCAACGTCAACGCTTCCAAGAGACGGCGGGGAGGAGAAGCGACTCACCATCTTGCCGAGCTTGTTGGACGCCATCTTGACGATGAGAGGCTACGAGTGTagctctttttgtttgttcaAAAattgtttgtgtgtgtttgaCAAAGCTGCTGTTCttcagcctcgtcgtcgctgctcTGCCTCGTGGGAAGCTTGAGAGTCTGCgattgatggtgttgagacgCTTTGGAAAAAAGCAGCTCCAATGATTTTGGACTGCAATTGGGAGTGGAGCCTGGCGTGTCAGTTCCCCAGTACCACCATTTTGCCTGAGGTGTTGGTGCAAGCAGAGGTACAGGAGACTCTGCACGTGCCTAATCACATGATGGCTTCTGTCACTAATATCGGCCTGGAGTTTGCTTGAGATGCCATGAACCTGACGATACAGaacgaaagaaaaacaaagagaaatatCAGCTAGTTCTATCCTCCCTCAGCCGCCATTATATCAGTGCATTGCGATCCTATATTTGTCCATTGTCTGGTACTAAACAGGCTAGGCGTGGGATGggaggctctcaaggcccTGGGGAGATattgaagatgctgtgaAAGCAATGTAATCCAATAGTTTTCCAATCAATTCtatctgcttcttttgtttatATAGGCTCTGGGGAGAGGTTAAAGATGCTGTGAAATCGAAACCTAAATGCACAGATGCAGGTGGACCCACAAATTAGACGTCCTGTTGGGCACCAGCGAAATATCAcaggtagaagaagaaacaaaatcaGGCCCTCTGAATGTCAATATCAATGTACCTAACTTAGGATCTTGAGATTTATCGGTATCACAATGCCTTGTTGCACAACCTTTTGAGGTATATCTACCTAGTTAGTATGGTTTACATAGATGTCCGTACTAGATTTTGGCTCATCAGCTGCAATCTTGTTTACTTTCATCCTAGAATGAGTCTTCCAATGGTGACATATATCTTTTCAAGCGACAGATTGCTTTGAGTGGTCACATTGCTACATCGGATTGCGTTACATAGGCCGCTATGGAAATAACAAAATTTGCTTGTTAATTACGGAGTATAGCCATTTACAAAAGATTAATTAGTATTGTCCTCAAGTGAATATTATTTGGGCTTACATCACACCCGTCTCCCAAACTACCAAAGACCCAAGCGGATGATGCTCCATCAATTCCCTACCTACTGAGTGGCTTGGACGCGCCTTATCCTCACCATTGGCATCGACATACCAGTCGAGATGCCCCGGCTCTGGACATATCGttgctcaatctcttccaagCTATGGCCTCGTGTCTCAACCATGCGCAGCGCCACAatgatggtggtgaagagggaagaaaaggcaaacagATAATAGGCTCCGTATGTCGACTTTGCAATGAGCACTGGCGTGATGAGGGCCACGAGATAGTTTGAAAACTGCATTAGTTAGCATTCTGCGCTTCGAAATCATCCAAATCATCGATTACATACCCAGTTGGCACTCTGAGCAAGACTCGATGCACtactcctcgtcttcctcggaAGGCTTTCCATCAAAAAGGTACGGAAGCCAATGGCCCAAGTTCCGTTGAAGACAATTGCGAATAAGTAAATTGACACGATAACCACCCACTTACCAGCTCCTCTGTCAGCATGGACCTTGTCAGCCGCATACAGAGATCCCATCACGAGCATGAGGGTTGTGATCAAGATGCCTCCCAACAGACTCGAGGTCCTTCGCCCCCATTTGTCCGCCAGAAAGGTGGCCGGGATGGTGACTGCCAGGATTGCCAATGCAGAAACTCCAGACGCCAA
This genomic stretch from Trichoderma breve strain T069 chromosome 1, whole genome shotgun sequence harbors:
- a CDS encoding LSM domain-containing protein, encoding MASNKLGKMINYRMRVTLQDSRQLVGQMLAYDRHMNLVLADTEEFRRIKRKNKTAAPGGAPAGQTIVQEEKRTLGLVIVRGAHIISLTVESPPPADPSARLGKATTGGIASTLQAGPGVARPAGRGAAAPISLAGPAAGVGGGAPPPGFPSFPGAPGAPGAPGFGGRGGPPPGFPGQFPPPAGFPGAPGFPGAPGFPPGGPPPGFQPPPRR